A genomic region of Negativicoccus succinicivorans contains the following coding sequences:
- the trmFO gene encoding methylenetetrahydrofolate--tRNA-(uracil(54)-C(5))-methyltransferase (FADH(2)-oxidizing) TrmFO: MATKRKNEVITVIGAGLAGCEAAWQAAQAGVRVRLLEMKPKRYTPAHTLPHFAELVCSNSLRAAAITNAVGLLKEEMRQLNSLIMQAADTHQVPAGGALAVDREGYAQAVTDAIKNHPLIEVVTEKVMSIPEDGIVIVATGPLTDGKLAESIAAFSGEDYFHFFDAAAPIVYLESLNQDIVYRASRYNKGPAAYLNCPFHKEEYLRFREELIAAEVAGQHHFEKGEIFEGCMPIEVLGNRGEDTMRFGPLKPVGLPDPRTGEEPYAVVQLRQDNAEGTLYNLVGFQTHLKWGEQKRIFRMIPGMENAEFARFGVMHRNSYINSPKLLQATLQTKKRPTLFFAGQITGVEGYVESAAAGLLAGRNAARLLHGKMLWEPPATTAIGSLMQYISTDNKDNFQPMNVNFGLIAPLAKRVPKKEKSTVLANRALEALQAAIANDEI, from the coding sequence ATGGCAACCAAAAGAAAAAATGAAGTGATTACCGTCATTGGCGCCGGACTGGCGGGCTGTGAAGCCGCTTGGCAGGCGGCGCAAGCAGGGGTACGAGTTCGCTTACTGGAAATGAAACCGAAACGGTATACGCCGGCACACACGTTGCCGCATTTTGCCGAACTCGTTTGCAGCAATTCGTTACGTGCGGCAGCAATTACGAATGCGGTAGGACTTTTGAAGGAAGAAATGCGACAATTGAATTCGCTTATCATGCAGGCGGCGGATACGCATCAAGTGCCGGCCGGCGGTGCACTTGCCGTGGATCGGGAAGGCTATGCGCAGGCAGTGACCGATGCGATCAAAAACCATCCGTTGATCGAGGTGGTTACGGAAAAAGTCATGTCCATCCCGGAAGACGGTATTGTAATCGTTGCCACCGGTCCGCTTACGGATGGTAAGTTAGCGGAATCGATTGCAGCATTCAGTGGGGAAGACTATTTCCATTTTTTTGATGCCGCGGCGCCGATTGTGTATTTAGAGTCATTGAACCAAGATATAGTGTATCGCGCTTCGCGTTACAATAAAGGTCCGGCAGCATATCTCAACTGTCCATTCCATAAAGAAGAATATTTGCGCTTTCGCGAAGAACTTATCGCAGCGGAGGTAGCAGGTCAACATCATTTTGAAAAAGGCGAAATATTTGAAGGATGCATGCCCATTGAAGTGCTTGGCAATCGCGGGGAAGATACCATGCGATTCGGGCCGTTGAAACCGGTAGGTTTGCCGGATCCGCGTACGGGCGAAGAACCGTATGCGGTGGTTCAATTGCGCCAGGATAATGCAGAAGGCACGTTATATAATCTTGTCGGTTTTCAGACACATCTAAAGTGGGGGGAACAAAAGCGGATTTTCCGCATGATTCCCGGCATGGAAAATGCGGAATTCGCGCGTTTCGGCGTAATGCATCGCAACAGCTATATTAATTCTCCAAAGCTGCTTCAAGCGACATTGCAAACTAAAAAACGCCCTACCTTGTTTTTTGCGGGACAAATTACCGGCGTGGAGGGGTATGTAGAATCTGCCGCAGCCGGTTTGCTTGCCGGTCGTAACGCGGCACGTTTGCTGCATGGTAAAATGCTTTGGGAACCGCCGGCAACAACAGCAATCGGTAGTTTGATGCAATATATCTCAACCGATAACAAAGACAATTTTCAGCCGATGAATGTAAATTTCGGCTTAATCGCTCCGTTGGCTAAGCGGGTTCCCAAAAAAGAAAAGAGCACGGTACTGGCTAATCGGGCCTTGGAAGCATTGCAGGCAGCGATTGCCAATGACGAAATCTGA
- the topA gene encoding type I DNA topoisomerase — translation MSIKRTISIGRKNSAGKPAVVKAPKWERTPNPSGKHLVIVESPAKAKTIEKILGKNYKVMASMGHLRDLPKNSLGVDVENGFMPRYTNVSDRHDVISHLRAEANRSRDVILATDPDREGEAISHHLSVLLDVPADENVRITFNEITPHAIKEAIAQPRPIDEQKVDAQQARRVLDRLVGYKLSPFLWKKVFRGLSAGRVQSVAVRLICEREEEIKAFVPEEYWSIEADYHAGKGKSFTAKVVRYDDKELAVAQESVANDLVEELKAADAYVEKLTRGQQRRRPQAPFTTSTMQQDSVNRLNFGARKTMMIAQQLYEGLDIRGTHVGLITYMRTDSVRIAEEMQKEAKQYITETYGKEYVPESPNKYSKQQQSQDAHEAIRPTSLAYSPAEVAPFLNRDQLKLYTLIWNRFLASQMTPQIAQRLTVTIRAGKFELRAVGRHIIFDGFTAVYGTKDKKEETILPELHKDDALTVKKIEPKQHFTQPPARYTEASLIKLLEEKGIGRPSTYAPILDTIQKRNYVEKRDKAFIPTELGFVVVDLLKRFFSKVVDVKFTSRMEEELDKIADGELSYEQLLESFYKVFAQELSDAEQKIDKVKVIEQESDVICDKCGAKMIYKFGRYGKFLACPNFPECKNTKPITDPVGIACPKCKKGHIVRRKSKRGRVFYGCDRYPECDLALWNEPVDQFCKECGSIMVKKKTRQRGEEIICSNKECPTHGNQKKK, via the coding sequence TTGTCCATTAAACGCACAATTTCAATCGGACGCAAAAACAGTGCCGGTAAGCCGGCTGTTGTCAAGGCACCGAAATGGGAGCGCACACCGAATCCGAGCGGGAAACATCTCGTGATTGTGGAGTCTCCAGCCAAGGCGAAAACGATTGAAAAAATTCTCGGTAAAAATTATAAAGTTATGGCCAGCATGGGGCATTTGCGCGATTTACCGAAAAACTCGCTCGGTGTCGATGTGGAAAACGGATTCATGCCGCGGTATACGAATGTTTCCGATCGTCATGATGTAATTTCCCATTTACGCGCGGAAGCAAATAGATCGCGCGATGTTATCCTCGCTACTGACCCTGATCGCGAGGGAGAAGCTATTTCTCATCATTTGTCGGTGCTGTTGGATGTTCCGGCGGATGAGAATGTGCGAATTACATTTAATGAAATTACGCCGCATGCGATCAAAGAAGCGATTGCCCAGCCGCGTCCGATTGATGAGCAGAAAGTAGATGCTCAACAGGCACGTCGGGTTCTTGACAGGCTTGTCGGTTATAAATTAAGCCCTTTTCTTTGGAAAAAAGTATTTCGTGGTCTAAGCGCGGGACGCGTGCAGTCGGTGGCAGTACGTTTGATTTGTGAACGCGAAGAAGAAATCAAGGCATTTGTACCGGAGGAATACTGGTCTATTGAAGCCGATTATCATGCCGGCAAAGGCAAATCATTTACCGCCAAAGTAGTTCGGTATGACGACAAAGAACTGGCCGTTGCGCAGGAAAGCGTCGCCAACGATTTGGTTGAAGAATTGAAAGCGGCAGACGCGTATGTCGAAAAACTTACACGCGGCCAGCAACGCCGTCGGCCGCAAGCGCCGTTCACTACCAGTACGATGCAGCAAGACAGTGTCAACCGATTGAATTTCGGTGCGCGTAAGACCATGATGATTGCGCAGCAATTGTACGAAGGTCTGGATATTCGTGGCACTCATGTCGGTTTGATTACTTACATGCGTACCGACTCTGTACGAATCGCGGAAGAGATGCAGAAAGAAGCAAAGCAGTACATTACCGAAACTTATGGTAAAGAGTACGTACCTGAATCACCGAATAAATACTCGAAGCAACAGCAGAGTCAGGATGCGCATGAGGCGATTCGTCCGACGTCCTTAGCATATTCTCCCGCGGAAGTCGCCCCCTTTTTAAATCGGGATCAGCTGAAATTATATACGTTGATTTGGAATCGTTTTCTGGCCAGTCAAATGACGCCGCAAATTGCGCAACGTTTAACCGTGACCATTCGCGCCGGAAAATTTGAGCTACGCGCCGTAGGCCGTCATATTATTTTTGACGGTTTCACCGCAGTTTACGGGACGAAGGATAAAAAAGAAGAAACGATTTTACCGGAGCTGCACAAAGATGATGCGTTGACGGTTAAAAAAATTGAGCCGAAACAGCACTTCACGCAACCGCCGGCAAGATATACGGAAGCAAGCCTAATTAAACTTTTGGAAGAAAAAGGAATCGGTCGCCCGAGTACATACGCACCGATTTTGGATACTATTCAAAAGCGCAACTATGTCGAAAAGCGTGACAAAGCATTTATTCCTACGGAACTAGGCTTTGTTGTGGTGGATCTTCTGAAACGCTTTTTCAGTAAGGTCGTTGATGTTAAATTCACCTCGCGTATGGAAGAGGAATTGGATAAAATTGCCGATGGTGAATTAAGCTACGAACAACTGCTGGAAAGTTTTTACAAAGTATTTGCACAGGAACTTTCCGATGCGGAACAAAAAATCGACAAAGTGAAAGTTATTGAGCAGGAATCCGATGTTATCTGCGATAAATGCGGCGCGAAAATGATTTATAAATTTGGCCGGTACGGGAAATTCTTAGCATGTCCGAATTTTCCGGAATGTAAAAACACTAAGCCGATTACCGATCCGGTCGGTATTGCCTGCCCGAAATGCAAAAAAGGACACATCGTTCGCCGTAAATCCAAACGTGGCCGTGTTTTCTATGGTTGCGATCGGTATCCGGAATGTGATTTGGCATTATGGAATGAACCGGTGGATCAATTTTGCAAGGAATGCGGATCGATTATGGTGAAAAAGAAGACACGCCAACGAGGCGAAGAAATTATTTGCAGCAATAAGGAGTGCCCGACGCATGGCAACCAAAAGAAAAAATGA
- the dprA gene encoding DNA-processing protein DprA codes for MDMKREEIYAAALQKTAYVGAVKLRQLIRFFGSFEAIWQASEKALLASHTLGPKSLAGFLAQRKMIEPEKIWEANQKWGVSLLTFQDGDFPKRLQNDPHAPAILAYRGTWREPEKAIAIVGSRKPTPYGINAARLFAGELSKAGVAIISGGARGIDSTSHRATLPDGYTICVLACGLDIPYPPENKSLFEEIAQHGVVISEYALGTKPLGRQFPARNRIISGLSDGVLVIEAAKRSGTLITADFALETGRDVFAVPGSIFSPMSVGTHHLLRQGAALAAEPNDILREYNWLDTEREMGSVAGPDLTPTEELVYRCCQLEKTVDMDTIILRSALHPTEANYILLQLELKGLIQQCGNQKYMAMISR; via the coding sequence ATGGATATGAAAAGGGAAGAAATATACGCGGCTGCGCTGCAAAAGACGGCGTATGTAGGTGCGGTCAAATTACGTCAATTAATTCGTTTTTTCGGTAGTTTTGAAGCGATTTGGCAAGCTTCCGAAAAGGCATTACTGGCGTCCCATACATTAGGACCAAAATCGCTCGCGGGATTTTTGGCACAACGAAAAATGATTGAACCCGAAAAGATTTGGGAGGCTAATCAAAAATGGGGCGTCAGCTTACTGACCTTTCAAGATGGCGATTTCCCCAAACGTTTACAGAATGATCCTCATGCGCCGGCCATACTTGCATATCGAGGTACGTGGCGAGAACCGGAAAAAGCGATCGCCATCGTCGGTTCGCGCAAGCCGACACCGTATGGGATTAATGCCGCGCGTTTATTTGCCGGAGAGCTAAGCAAGGCAGGCGTTGCTATCATCAGCGGCGGTGCACGCGGTATAGATTCCACAAGTCATCGGGCTACACTTCCTGACGGGTATACGATTTGTGTGTTGGCTTGTGGTTTGGATATTCCCTATCCGCCGGAAAATAAGTCATTATTTGAAGAAATCGCGCAACACGGTGTAGTGATATCGGAATATGCGTTGGGAACCAAACCGTTGGGGCGACAATTTCCGGCACGCAATCGTATCATCAGCGGATTGAGCGACGGGGTGTTGGTCATTGAAGCGGCGAAACGCAGCGGCACGTTGATTACGGCAGACTTTGCTTTGGAGACGGGGCGTGATGTGTTCGCGGTTCCCGGCAGCATTTTTTCACCGATGTCGGTGGGCACGCATCACTTATTGCGACAAGGAGCGGCGTTGGCCGCGGAACCAAACGATATTTTACGCGAATATAATTGGTTGGATACGGAACGTGAAATGGGCTCGGTAGCCGGTCCGGATTTGACACCGACCGAGGAATTAGTGTACCGTTGTTGCCAGTTGGAGAAAACAGTCGACATGGATACGATTATTCTTCGTTCCGCTTTACACCCGACCGAAGCCAACTATATATTGCTACAATTAGAATTAAAAGGACTTATACAACAATGTGGAAATCAAAAATATATGGCAATGATTTCCAGATAG
- a CDS encoding YifB family Mg chelatase-like AAA ATPase, producing the protein MFARVFGATTFGLSGHLILVEVDLANGLPAYDIVGLPTQAVRESKERVRPALKNSGLEFPLRKITVNLAPADLKKEGAGLDLAIAIGILAAGGTLQRESLEDAVGIGELALDGTVRPVNGVLPMVIAAKEAGKKRFFVAPQNVQEALLCNGIEVYAVTSLRDLVRYLQGEIVWKTAVPDSEQEEIPEVNEDFAEVQGQIMAKRALEIAAAGGHNVLMIGPPGSGKTMLARRINSILPPLSHDEALEVTKIYSVAGLFDVSRTAALHARPFRSPHHTVSTAALIGGGSIPKPGEVTLSHKGVLFLDELPEFPRSVLEVLRQPLEDRVVHISRVNASLTYPADFILISAMNPCPCGFNGDPDKECTCSSGDIRRYLRKISGPLLDRIDLHVSVQRPKYTELTATRAEESSEVIRARVKLARERQAKRLAIYGMRTNSQMQHRQIKETCEMTPRAQQILADVFNRLHLSARAYDRIIKVARTIADLQGKDIIDAEQIAEAVSYRAQDKE; encoded by the coding sequence ATGTTTGCACGAGTATTTGGAGCTACTACGTTCGGATTAAGCGGTCATTTGATTTTAGTCGAAGTGGATTTAGCTAACGGTTTGCCTGCATATGATATTGTCGGCTTGCCGACGCAGGCCGTCAGGGAATCCAAAGAAAGAGTGCGGCCTGCCCTGAAAAACTCCGGGCTGGAGTTTCCGTTGCGTAAGATTACAGTGAATTTAGCTCCGGCCGATTTGAAAAAAGAAGGCGCAGGACTGGATTTGGCGATTGCGATAGGGATACTCGCAGCCGGTGGAACGTTGCAACGAGAGAGTTTGGAAGATGCGGTCGGTATCGGCGAACTGGCATTGGACGGAACGGTGCGCCCCGTTAACGGTGTCCTGCCTATGGTCATTGCCGCCAAAGAAGCCGGCAAGAAACGTTTTTTTGTCGCACCGCAAAATGTGCAGGAAGCTCTTTTGTGTAACGGCATTGAAGTTTATGCAGTCACTTCATTGCGTGACTTAGTTCGCTATTTGCAGGGCGAAATCGTTTGGAAGACGGCAGTGCCGGACTCTGAACAAGAAGAGATCCCGGAAGTGAATGAAGATTTCGCGGAAGTACAGGGTCAAATTATGGCTAAACGCGCGTTGGAAATTGCCGCGGCCGGCGGGCATAATGTCTTAATGATCGGACCGCCGGGTTCAGGCAAAACGATGCTGGCTCGTCGAATCAATTCCATTTTGCCGCCGCTTTCGCATGACGAAGCACTGGAAGTGACTAAAATTTACAGCGTGGCAGGCTTGTTTGACGTGTCGCGGACAGCTGCATTGCACGCCCGACCGTTTCGCAGTCCGCATCATACCGTATCGACGGCGGCCTTAATCGGCGGCGGTAGTATTCCCAAGCCGGGCGAAGTTACACTCAGTCACAAAGGTGTATTATTTCTTGATGAATTGCCGGAATTCCCACGCTCTGTTTTGGAAGTGTTGCGTCAGCCGCTGGAAGATCGAGTCGTCCATATATCACGTGTGAATGCCAGCCTAACGTATCCTGCCGATTTTATTTTAATCAGTGCGATGAATCCGTGTCCCTGCGGGTTTAACGGTGATCCGGACAAAGAATGCACCTGCTCGAGCGGTGATATTCGCCGCTACTTGCGCAAAATTTCGGGACCGTTGCTGGATCGTATCGATTTGCATGTAAGTGTGCAACGACCGAAGTACACGGAACTTACCGCGACCCGTGCGGAAGAATCGTCAGAGGTCATTCGTGCTCGTGTTAAATTGGCCCGTGAGAGACAGGCAAAACGTTTGGCTATTTACGGGATGCGCACGAACTCCCAAATGCAACACCGCCAGATCAAAGAAACGTGTGAAATGACACCACGTGCGCAGCAAATTCTGGCGGATGTATTTAATCGTCTGCACTTAAGCGCACGCGCTTACGACCGAATCATAAAAGTGGCTCGTACCATTGCCGATCTGCAGGGCAAAGACATCATCGACGCGGAGCAAATTGCGGAAGCGGTAAGTTACCGTGCACAAGACAAGGAGTAG
- a CDS encoding YraN family protein: MSRHNDLGAEGEALAASYLETQGYCIQARNFRSGKGEIDIIASDGDTIVFVEVKTRSTARFGLPREAVTPFKQNMLRKTAMAYLVQLSKEIPCRFDVVEIQIHANGTYQLNQLKNAF, encoded by the coding sequence GTGAGTCGACATAATGATTTAGGGGCGGAAGGGGAAGCGCTTGCCGCCTCATATTTGGAAACGCAGGGGTACTGCATTCAAGCACGTAATTTTCGCAGCGGTAAAGGTGAAATCGATATCATCGCAAGCGACGGCGACACAATTGTGTTCGTCGAAGTTAAAACCCGATCTACCGCACGTTTCGGTCTGCCGCGCGAAGCCGTCACACCCTTTAAACAAAACATGTTACGCAAAACTGCGATGGCCTATTTAGTTCAACTGTCAAAAGAGATACCGTGCCGCTTTGACGTTGTGGAAATTCAAATACACGCCAACGGAACCTATCAACTAAATCAGCTGAAAAATGCGTTTTAG
- a CDS encoding ribonuclease HII yields the protein MAEEKKETIAMIRSRLAEVPTPEELLRWSLDGRLGVRQALQQYARRQDKVRQEHERLRALYRYEEHWYAQGKLNIAGTDEAGRGPVAGPVTVAAVILPPHAMLDGLNDSKKLSAVTREKLFKEITETAIAYKILHIPVEVIDSVNIYQAVLDGMQAATMSLQPAAQVLLADAMPVTLPIPVQAIIRGDSQSASIAAASILAKVSRDHLMEELDIQYPQYGFATHKGYLTEHHLSMLKKYGPSPAHRKSFEPIKSMINAI from the coding sequence ATGGCTGAGGAGAAAAAAGAAACGATTGCCATGATCCGTTCACGTTTGGCAGAAGTACCCACTCCTGAAGAGTTATTGCGCTGGAGTTTGGATGGTCGCCTGGGCGTCCGGCAGGCTTTGCAGCAATACGCGCGTCGCCAGGACAAGGTGCGGCAGGAACACGAGCGTTTACGAGCTCTCTATCGATATGAGGAGCATTGGTATGCCCAGGGCAAACTGAATATTGCCGGCACCGATGAAGCGGGACGTGGACCGGTAGCCGGTCCGGTGACGGTGGCTGCAGTTATTTTGCCGCCACATGCCATGCTGGACGGACTCAACGATTCTAAAAAGCTTTCGGCAGTGACGCGGGAAAAATTGTTCAAAGAAATTACTGAAACTGCTATTGCCTATAAGATTTTGCATATTCCTGTCGAAGTCATTGATTCCGTCAACATTTATCAGGCGGTACTTGACGGTATGCAGGCGGCGACTATGTCATTACAACCGGCAGCACAAGTGTTGCTGGCGGATGCCATGCCGGTTACCTTACCGATACCGGTGCAGGCGATTATTCGGGGAGATTCGCAAAGTGCTTCCATTGCGGCAGCCTCTATTTTGGCGAAAGTCAGTCGCGACCATTTAATGGAAGAATTGGATATACAATATCCGCAATACGGTTTTGCTACTCATAAAGGCTATCTTACGGAACATCATTTAAGCATGTTAAAAAAATATGGTCCGTCACCGGCTCATCGCAAAAGTTTTGAACCGATTAAAAGCATGATCAACGCAATTTAA